The Flavobacterium marginilacus genome window below encodes:
- a CDS encoding DUF5131 family protein, with amino-acid sequence MAESSIEWTELTWNPTTGCDKISQGCKNCYAERMAKRLHAMGVEKYENVFKITEHPDSLKEPYKWKKRRVVFVNSMSDLFHESISDEFILKVFDVMKDTEHIYQILTKRAERLLDFDKRVLKGKWPHNVWMGVSVEDMRVIDRIDYLRKTKARVKFLSCEPLIGPLSKMNLKKIDWVIVGGESGPKSRIMEADWAIDIMEQCEKADVRFFFKQWGGTNKKKTGREINGKTYDDMPDFDGVLADAGY; translated from the coding sequence ATGGCAGAATCAAGTATAGAATGGACAGAACTAACTTGGAATCCAACCACTGGTTGTGATAAAATATCTCAAGGGTGTAAAAATTGTTATGCAGAACGAATGGCTAAACGTTTACATGCTATGGGAGTTGAAAAATATGAAAATGTTTTTAAAATCACAGAACATCCTGATTCGTTAAAAGAGCCTTATAAATGGAAAAAAAGACGAGTTGTTTTTGTAAACTCAATGAGTGATTTATTTCATGAATCCATTTCAGATGAGTTTATTTTGAAAGTCTTTGATGTAATGAAGGATACAGAGCATATCTACCAAATATTGACAAAACGCGCCGAGCGTTTGTTAGATTTTGATAAAAGAGTTTTAAAAGGAAAATGGCCTCATAATGTTTGGATGGGAGTTTCCGTTGAAGATATGCGCGTGATAGACCGCATAGATTATTTAAGAAAAACAAAGGCTAGAGTGAAATTTTTGTCATGTGAACCACTTATTGGACCTTTATCAAAAATGAACCTTAAAAAAATTGATTGGGTTATTGTAGGAGGTGAAAGCGGTCCAAAATCTAGAATTATGGAAGCTGATTGGGCTATCGATATCATGGAGCAATGTGAAAAAGCAGACGTTCGTTTTTTCTTCAAACAATGGGGTGGCACTAATAAGAAAAAAACTGGAAGAGAAATTAATGGTAAAACTTATGATGATATGCCTGATTTTGACGGTGTATTAGCGGATGCAGGATATTAA
- the tcmP gene encoding three-Cys-motif partner protein TcmP, producing the protein MAKDINKASFDHATKIKLDIFRESFKEWLPVFIHNPYVEKRFIYDFFAGSGMDADLNYGSPLILLDEAKGQDLMYCSKSDGKKIVFAFNEKIKKKSKELEKNVNQFVNNCLQNCNREKCVYEHHFGNFDFKEAFKRQNVLEIMNNKKYGKFVLLDQYGFKEVNNDVFNQLINFPKTDFIFFISSSFINRFQNEASIKKYIETEKIEFKKSEPKHCHKLISQYFKNTIPKNKEYYLHQFSIKKGTNYYGLIFGTSHSLGMEKFLKVCWDQDKMAGEANFDINDDFKQGTLFYDEQFSNKIEKYKEELYSKIANKEITTNIQGLKFALKYGIQTRIYLEIILDFLAKDKIKITKGKINKKISSIHRLKDIDIYEFCIKEQ; encoded by the coding sequence ATGGCTAAAGATATTAATAAAGCTAGTTTTGACCACGCAACTAAGATAAAATTGGATATTTTTAGAGAATCATTCAAGGAATGGTTACCTGTCTTTATCCATAATCCTTATGTGGAAAAAAGATTTATTTATGATTTTTTTGCTGGTAGTGGAATGGACGCAGATTTGAATTATGGAAGTCCACTTATTCTTTTAGATGAAGCGAAAGGTCAAGATTTAATGTATTGTAGTAAATCTGATGGAAAAAAAATAGTTTTTGCTTTTAATGAAAAAATAAAAAAGAAAAGTAAAGAATTAGAAAAAAACGTCAACCAATTTGTTAATAATTGCCTTCAAAATTGTAATAGAGAAAAATGTGTATATGAACATCATTTTGGGAATTTTGATTTCAAAGAGGCATTCAAGAGACAGAATGTACTTGAAATAATGAATAATAAAAAATATGGCAAGTTTGTTTTACTAGATCAATATGGTTTCAAAGAAGTTAATAATGATGTTTTCAATCAATTAATTAATTTTCCAAAAACAGATTTTATATTTTTCATTTCTTCGTCATTTATAAATAGATTCCAGAATGAAGCTTCAATTAAAAAATATATCGAAACAGAAAAAATAGAATTTAAGAAATCCGAACCTAAACACTGTCATAAATTAATTTCGCAATATTTTAAAAACACAATACCTAAAAATAAAGAATATTATTTACATCAATTTTCAATAAAAAAAGGAACTAATTATTATGGTTTAATTTTTGGGACAAGTCACTCACTTGGCATGGAGAAGTTCTTAAAAGTATGTTGGGATCAAGATAAAATGGCTGGAGAAGCTAACTTCGATATCAATGATGATTTTAAACAAGGGACTCTTTTTTATGATGAGCAATTCAGTAATAAAATTGAAAAATATAAAGAAGAACTTTATAGTAAAATCGCAAATAAAGAAATAACAACAAATATTCAAGGTTTAAAATTTGCATTAAAATATGGAATTCAAACTAGGATTTATTTGGAAATAATTCTTGATTTTTTAGCAAAGGATAAAATCAAAATAACAAAGGGCAAAATAAATAAAAAGATAAGTAGTATACATAGATTAAAAGACATTGATATTTACGAATTTTGTATAAAAGAACAGTAA